A single region of the Raphanus sativus cultivar WK10039 chromosome 1, ASM80110v3, whole genome shotgun sequence genome encodes:
- the LOC108850815 gene encoding protein MLN51 homolog isoform X2, which produces MASADAVEPEYESDPEELKRSLATRRREASDDEEEDDGGGGGEGIKNLRAEIDSDADQSDEQDGAAVENDNDENKSDDGEESYDEEEGEEGGEYLEHEGVDDDKRSKPTAEGLVDGEEEKEKQSAAAVPTGGAFYMHDDRFQELSAGRGRRMRGGKKPWGSGDERKWGHDKYEEVNSTQERHYDKSSRGRHRGRGRGRGQGRGYTRGRSSNASSSNGQQIFVPKAATREGEPRKDETPLGKGNQAHSVQKKQLRNSRGSQHWHEKATHHDSQRSPSAPAKTGNEYAHTKKNVVASSLSSASPPFYPSVSSSSLAHGIQVGMEKLHTNESATSSGKKYRNTKSVYLPVNTARNVQSTSQGRGAPAAENVFYPESHSQGDNMQLNGDSKGTGQSYTRSSGQSFDQHAAVNRSLSSSTQKTSSSKNRYPPGEIESALETVASFGKGKGALHPSGRGSLMYSGSHVMGRAESLASGDNSNFPAFLPVMQFGGQHGGVPTFGMAFPGYYQPENGVGNPEMTWMPVLTGPGALGASYSPPYAAIDGSYQAHKPGLPSSAGSSSKEKSTNNLNDLENPMESPEVTESGVSKRQNNNPSKQPRRYSEMSFSK; this is translated from the exons atgGCGTCAGCTGATGCAGTAGAACCGGAGTACGAGAGTGATCCCGAGGAGCTGAAGCGCTCTTTGGCGACTCGGAGGAGAGAAGCTAGCGATGACGAAGAGGAAGAtgacggtggtggtggtggcgaaGGAATTAAAAACCTTAGGGCTGAGATCGATTCCGATGCCGACCAGTCCGATGAACAGGATGGTGCTGCTGTGGAGAATGATAATGACGAAAACAAGAGCGATGATGGAGAGGAGAGTTACGACGAGGAGGAGGGGGAGGAAGGCGGTGAGTATTTGGAACACGAAGGGGTCGATGATGACAAGAGGAGTAAGCCAACAGCGGAAGGTCTTGTAGATGgagaggaagagaaggagaagcaaTCGGCTGCTGCGGTGCCCACAGGTGGAGCCTTTTATATGCACGATGACAGGTTCCAGGAACTCTCTGCGGGACGTGGCAG GCGAATGCGTGGTGGAAAGAAACCGTGGGGATCTGGAGATGAAAGAAAATGGGGACATGACAAATATGAGGAGGTGAATAGTACTCAGGAACGACATTATGAT AAGAGTTCAAGAGGCAGACACAGAGGTCGCGGTCGAGGTAGGGGACAAGGGCGCGGATACACTAGAGGGAGAAGCTCTAATGCATCATCCAGCAATGGACAGCAAATTTTTGTTCCTAAAGCTGCCACACGTGAGGGAGAGCCTAGAAAAGATGAGACTCCCCTTGGCAAAGGCAATCAAGCACATTCTGTGCAGAAAAAACA GTTAAGAAATTCTCGAGGTTCACAGCATTGGCATGAGAAAGCGACACACCACGATTCACAACGTTCACCATCTGCACCTGCTAAGACTGGGAATGAATATGCACATACTAAAAAGAATGTAGTTGCTTCAAGTCTTAGTTCTGCTTCTCCTCCTTTTTATCCCTCAGTGTCCTCGAGTAGTTTGGCACATGGTATACAAGTTGGTATGGAAAAACTCCACACGAATGAAAGTGCCACTTCCTCTGGGAAGAAGTATAGGAATACAAAATCCGTCTATCTTCCTGTCAATACTGCCCGGAATGTTCAGTCCACGAGTCAAGGCAGAGGTGCTCCTGCTGCTGAAAACGTGTTTTACCCCGAATCTCATAGTCAAGGTGACAACATGCAACTCAATGGAGATTCAAAAGGCACTGGCCAAAGCTATACTAGATCTTCCGGGCAGAGTTTTGATCAGCACGCTGCTGTAAACAGATCATTGTCTTCCTCTACCCAAAAAACTAGCTCATCAAAAAATCGTTATCCTCCTGGTGAAATAGAATCTGCGTTGGAAACAGTTGCGTCATTTGGTAAGGGTAAAGGGGCTCTTCACCCTAGTGGAAGGGGCTCTTTGATGTATAGTGGATCTCATGTGATGGGGCGTGCAGAAAGTCTGGCATCTGGTGACAATTCTAATTTCCCAGCTTTTCTGCCTG TTATGCAATTCGGTGGTCAACATGGTGGGGTTCCAACATTTGGAATGGCTTTTCCAGGATATTACCAGCCTGAAAATGGTGTTGGAAACCCGGAGATGACCTG GATGCCAGTTTTGACTGGTCCAGGAGCTTTAGGAGCTTCATACAGTCCGCCGTATGCTGCTATTGATGGTTCTTACCAAGCACACAAGCCAGGGCTACCTTCCTCTGCAGGATCCTCCAG CAAAGAGAAAAGCACGAATAACCTTAATGATCTCGAGAATCCCATGGAGAGTCCTG AGGTTACAGAGAGTGGGGTTTCAAAACGGCAAAACAACAACCCAAGCAAGCAACCTCGTAG GTACTCGGAGATGAGCTTTAGCAAGTGA
- the LOC108850815 gene encoding protein MLN51 homolog isoform X1, with translation MASADAVEPEYESDPEELKRSLATRRREASDDEEEDDGGGGGEGIKNLRAEIDSDADQSDEQDGAAVENDNDENKSDDGEESYDEEEGEEGGEYLEHEGVDDDKRSKPTAEGLVDGEEEKEKQSAAAVPTGGAFYMHDDRFQELSAGRGRRMRGGKKPWGSGDERKWGHDKYEEVNSTQERHYDQKSSRGRHRGRGRGRGQGRGYTRGRSSNASSSNGQQIFVPKAATREGEPRKDETPLGKGNQAHSVQKKQLRNSRGSQHWHEKATHHDSQRSPSAPAKTGNEYAHTKKNVVASSLSSASPPFYPSVSSSSLAHGIQVGMEKLHTNESATSSGKKYRNTKSVYLPVNTARNVQSTSQGRGAPAAENVFYPESHSQGDNMQLNGDSKGTGQSYTRSSGQSFDQHAAVNRSLSSSTQKTSSSKNRYPPGEIESALETVASFGKGKGALHPSGRGSLMYSGSHVMGRAESLASGDNSNFPAFLPVMQFGGQHGGVPTFGMAFPGYYQPENGVGNPEMTWMPVLTGPGALGASYSPPYAAIDGSYQAHKPGLPSSAGSSSKEKSTNNLNDLENPMESPEVTESGVSKRQNNNPSKQPRRYSEMSFSK, from the exons atgGCGTCAGCTGATGCAGTAGAACCGGAGTACGAGAGTGATCCCGAGGAGCTGAAGCGCTCTTTGGCGACTCGGAGGAGAGAAGCTAGCGATGACGAAGAGGAAGAtgacggtggtggtggtggcgaaGGAATTAAAAACCTTAGGGCTGAGATCGATTCCGATGCCGACCAGTCCGATGAACAGGATGGTGCTGCTGTGGAGAATGATAATGACGAAAACAAGAGCGATGATGGAGAGGAGAGTTACGACGAGGAGGAGGGGGAGGAAGGCGGTGAGTATTTGGAACACGAAGGGGTCGATGATGACAAGAGGAGTAAGCCAACAGCGGAAGGTCTTGTAGATGgagaggaagagaaggagaagcaaTCGGCTGCTGCGGTGCCCACAGGTGGAGCCTTTTATATGCACGATGACAGGTTCCAGGAACTCTCTGCGGGACGTGGCAG GCGAATGCGTGGTGGAAAGAAACCGTGGGGATCTGGAGATGAAAGAAAATGGGGACATGACAAATATGAGGAGGTGAATAGTACTCAGGAACGACATTATGAT CAGAAGAGTTCAAGAGGCAGACACAGAGGTCGCGGTCGAGGTAGGGGACAAGGGCGCGGATACACTAGAGGGAGAAGCTCTAATGCATCATCCAGCAATGGACAGCAAATTTTTGTTCCTAAAGCTGCCACACGTGAGGGAGAGCCTAGAAAAGATGAGACTCCCCTTGGCAAAGGCAATCAAGCACATTCTGTGCAGAAAAAACA GTTAAGAAATTCTCGAGGTTCACAGCATTGGCATGAGAAAGCGACACACCACGATTCACAACGTTCACCATCTGCACCTGCTAAGACTGGGAATGAATATGCACATACTAAAAAGAATGTAGTTGCTTCAAGTCTTAGTTCTGCTTCTCCTCCTTTTTATCCCTCAGTGTCCTCGAGTAGTTTGGCACATGGTATACAAGTTGGTATGGAAAAACTCCACACGAATGAAAGTGCCACTTCCTCTGGGAAGAAGTATAGGAATACAAAATCCGTCTATCTTCCTGTCAATACTGCCCGGAATGTTCAGTCCACGAGTCAAGGCAGAGGTGCTCCTGCTGCTGAAAACGTGTTTTACCCCGAATCTCATAGTCAAGGTGACAACATGCAACTCAATGGAGATTCAAAAGGCACTGGCCAAAGCTATACTAGATCTTCCGGGCAGAGTTTTGATCAGCACGCTGCTGTAAACAGATCATTGTCTTCCTCTACCCAAAAAACTAGCTCATCAAAAAATCGTTATCCTCCTGGTGAAATAGAATCTGCGTTGGAAACAGTTGCGTCATTTGGTAAGGGTAAAGGGGCTCTTCACCCTAGTGGAAGGGGCTCTTTGATGTATAGTGGATCTCATGTGATGGGGCGTGCAGAAAGTCTGGCATCTGGTGACAATTCTAATTTCCCAGCTTTTCTGCCTG TTATGCAATTCGGTGGTCAACATGGTGGGGTTCCAACATTTGGAATGGCTTTTCCAGGATATTACCAGCCTGAAAATGGTGTTGGAAACCCGGAGATGACCTG GATGCCAGTTTTGACTGGTCCAGGAGCTTTAGGAGCTTCATACAGTCCGCCGTATGCTGCTATTGATGGTTCTTACCAAGCACACAAGCCAGGGCTACCTTCCTCTGCAGGATCCTCCAG CAAAGAGAAAAGCACGAATAACCTTAATGATCTCGAGAATCCCATGGAGAGTCCTG AGGTTACAGAGAGTGGGGTTTCAAAACGGCAAAACAACAACCCAAGCAAGCAACCTCGTAG GTACTCGGAGATGAGCTTTAGCAAGTGA